Proteins encoded together in one Chitinophaga varians window:
- a CDS encoding c-type cytochrome — protein MYRRVSILLRKHFVSVLILCASIVIPFSAVKAADPAKGKQIFQQNCASCHNVHKKLTGPALAGVEGRWSDKKLLHQWIHNSASVLASGDKYANDLFNEYNKTAMTAFPSLSNEDIDDILAYIKVEEAKPVGTPKEGPATSGAGAKEQGSDNSLLFGIITLILAVVALILMQINSNLNKLAGDKEGHPTPEPIPFYKNKAYIALGILLLFMVGGYFTIQGAIGLGRQKDYMPEQPIFYSHKVHAGINQINCLYCHAGAEKSKHAMIPSENICMNCHKAIKEYSGPELFTAEGKKVDGTAEIAKLYDYVGWDAEKGKYTKPGRPIEWTKIHNLPDHVYFNHSQHTVAGKQQCQTCHGAITEMDEVHQFADLSMGWCINCHRTTKVQFADNNYYSIFEKLHQDIKDKKIDSVTVEMVGGTECQKCHY, from the coding sequence GTGTATCGTCGTGTTTCCATTCTTTTGCGCAAGCATTTTGTGAGTGTGCTTATTCTATGCGCTAGTATAGTAATTCCGTTTTCTGCCGTAAAAGCAGCGGATCCTGCCAAGGGTAAGCAAATCTTCCAACAAAACTGCGCTTCATGTCACAATGTCCATAAGAAGCTGACAGGTCCTGCACTGGCGGGTGTAGAAGGTCGCTGGTCCGATAAGAAATTATTGCACCAGTGGATCCACAACTCCGCTTCCGTACTGGCGTCTGGCGACAAGTACGCCAACGACCTCTTTAATGAGTACAACAAAACCGCGATGACGGCTTTCCCTTCATTAAGCAATGAAGATATTGACGACATCCTGGCGTACATCAAAGTTGAAGAGGCGAAACCTGTAGGTACTCCTAAAGAAGGTCCTGCTACTAGCGGTGCCGGTGCTAAAGAGCAAGGCAGCGACAACAGTCTTCTTTTTGGTATCATCACCCTGATCCTGGCTGTAGTAGCCCTGATCCTGATGCAGATCAACAGCAACCTGAACAAACTTGCTGGTGATAAAGAAGGCCATCCTACTCCGGAGCCAATCCCCTTCTACAAAAACAAGGCTTACATCGCACTGGGTATTCTCCTGCTCTTCATGGTAGGCGGTTATTTCACCATCCAGGGAGCTATCGGGCTGGGTCGTCAGAAAGACTACATGCCTGAGCAGCCGATCTTCTACAGCCACAAAGTGCACGCCGGCATCAACCAGATCAACTGTCTGTATTGCCACGCCGGTGCCGAGAAGAGCAAGCATGCTATGATTCCTTCCGAGAACATCTGTATGAACTGTCACAAAGCCATTAAAGAGTACTCCGGCCCTGAGCTGTTTACTGCTGAAGGCAAAAAAGTTGACGGTACTGCGGAAATCGCGAAATTATACGATTACGTAGGCTGGGACGCTGAAAAAGGTAAGTATACCAAACCAGGTCGCCCTATCGAATGGACCAAGATCCACAACCTGCCTGACCACGTTTACTTCAACCACTCCCAACACACAGTGGCCGGTAAACAACAGTGTCAGACCTGCCACGGTGCCATCACCGAAATGGACGAAGTACATCAGTTCGCCGACCTCTCAATGGGCTGGTGTATCAACTGCCACCGTACTACCAAAGTGCAGTTCGCTGACAACAACTACTACAGCATCTTCGAGAAACTTCATCAGGATATTAAAGATAAGAAGATCGATAGTGTGACTGTTGAAATGGTAGGTGGTACTGAATGTCAAAAATGTCACTACTAG
- a CDS encoding copper resistance protein NlpE N-terminal domain-containing protein: protein MRKLICLTTLFAALMACNNHPTSKTATDSTAAGQQPATAAKPHITGTYQGTLPCADCPGMDYQISLFDDHTFTELVSYQGRGQGIAFTEKGTWQQINDSIVSIRKKTDSTSFLASDSKLLVLDKQGKRIEGALASNYVLKPVEGGDRRDLLAQKAGAGITFTANGNEPFWSLDLEARKILFRTASGDSLVASLPAPRPNTDTLKVYTTPQLTLTIRNTMCTDDMSGLMRPNSVEVKTKEQTYHGCGEFLK, encoded by the coding sequence ATGCGTAAACTCATTTGCTTAACAACCCTGTTTGCCGCCCTCATGGCCTGCAACAATCATCCAACCTCCAAAACCGCCACCGACAGCACCGCTGCCGGCCAACAGCCCGCCACTGCCGCCAAACCCCATATCACAGGCACCTACCAGGGTACGCTGCCCTGCGCCGACTGCCCGGGGATGGACTACCAGATCAGCCTCTTCGACGACCATACCTTTACCGAACTGGTATCCTACCAGGGAAGGGGACAGGGAATCGCCTTCACAGAGAAGGGTACCTGGCAGCAAATCAACGATTCTATCGTCAGCATCCGGAAAAAAACAGATAGCACCTCTTTCCTGGCATCCGACAGCAAACTCCTCGTACTCGATAAGCAAGGCAAACGCATTGAAGGCGCCCTCGCCAGCAACTACGTCCTTAAACCGGTAGAAGGCGGCGACCGCCGCGACCTGCTGGCGCAAAAAGCCGGCGCCGGCATCACCTTCACCGCCAACGGCAACGAACCTTTCTGGAGCCTCGACCTGGAAGCCCGGAAAATCCTGTTCCGCACCGCCTCCGGCGACAGCCTTGTGGCATCCCTCCCTGCGCCCAGGCCCAATACCGATACCCTGAAGGTATATACCACCCCGCAGCTGACACTTACCATCCGTAACACCATGTGCACGGACGACATGAGCGGGCTCATGCGCCCAAACAGCGTAGAGGTGAAGACAAAGGAACAAACTTATCATGGCTGCGGAGAGTTCCTGAAATAA
- a CDS encoding TAT-variant-translocated molybdopterin oxidoreductase, translated as MEQKKYWKGLEELHNTEAHQEIVKNEFREELPFESEGLLNATTPRRDFLKYLGFTTAAATIAASCETPVHKAIPYVNKPEEITPGVANYYASSYAIDGEYVPVVVKTREGRPIKIEGNTLSSITGGSTSAKVQGAVLSLYDVARLRFPTIGGTETTWTELDKQVGAALAGLGGAPVVLLSTSLLSPTTKKVIDAFLAKYPNSRHVVYDPVSYSGMLLANEAAYGKRTIPSYHFENAKTIVSLGADFIGTWLNPVEYARQFAQTRKVSAKKPEMSKLFQFESNMSLTGANADERYTHRPSEAGAVALALLAAVGGSVSAPKLDAKVEAGIKKAANELKASAGKALVVSGSNDVNVQLIVNAINNIVGANGTTIDWANPSGYRQGIDADMAKLVSDMNAGSIGAVVVYGANPAYDYFDAAKFSEGLKKVKTSISFNDRLDETTELCKYAAPDHHFLENWNDAQGKPGYYSFAQPTISPLFKTRAAQDSLLAWTGNTTTWADYLKAEWISKLGSQEAWDKALQDGVVEPATAPALGGASFAGDIAGAAAKISSAKKGGKYELVLYEKVAIGNGRQANNPWLQEMPDPISRATWDNYACISNTLAKTFSAELGDDYEINVEKKELKIKANGKEIVLPMLIIPGMHPEVIAIAVGYGRGKNVGRAAAEIGQNAYPFVTFNGQTFDYFAVDAAVEATGKKYPVALTQTHNSYEGRPIIKETTLEEFKHNPKEVNEDREELKKFGKDFRSDATLYSTHPYPGIKWGMSIDLNTCFGCGACTIACQAENNVSVVGKEEVGKGHEMHWIRIDRYFSGDENNPEVVFQPMLCQHCDNAPCENVCPVGATNHSSEGINQMAYNRCIGTRYCANNCPYKVRRLNWRDWNGADSFENNLYDVADMNDNLTRMVLNPDVVVRSRGVMEKCSFCVQRLQEAKLEAKKAGHPMKDGAAKTACQQACGADAIVFGNINDKNSEIYKIRNEEQTERMYYVLEETHVLPSINYLAKIRNKDAAPKAEKESAHKEEAHHA; from the coding sequence ATGGAGCAAAAAAAGTATTGGAAAGGCTTGGAGGAGTTGCACAATACCGAAGCGCATCAGGAAATTGTGAAGAACGAATTCAGAGAAGAATTACCGTTTGAGAGTGAAGGCCTGTTGAATGCTACTACCCCCCGCAGGGACTTTCTGAAATACCTCGGTTTTACCACGGCTGCCGCTACTATCGCTGCCAGCTGCGAAACTCCCGTTCATAAGGCTATCCCTTACGTGAACAAACCGGAAGAGATCACTCCGGGCGTAGCCAATTATTATGCTTCTTCTTACGCCATCGATGGCGAGTACGTGCCTGTTGTGGTGAAAACCCGCGAAGGCCGTCCTATCAAAATAGAAGGTAACACCCTGTCTTCCATTACAGGTGGTTCTACCTCCGCTAAGGTACAAGGTGCTGTACTGAGCCTGTACGACGTGGCCCGTCTGCGTTTCCCGACTATCGGCGGTACTGAAACAACCTGGACAGAGCTGGACAAACAAGTTGGCGCTGCACTGGCCGGACTGGGCGGTGCGCCGGTTGTTTTGTTAAGCACTTCCCTCCTCAGCCCTACTACCAAGAAAGTAATCGACGCTTTCCTGGCCAAGTATCCAAACTCCCGCCACGTAGTATACGATCCGGTGTCTTACTCCGGTATGCTGCTCGCGAACGAGGCTGCCTACGGTAAAAGGACCATTCCTTCCTACCACTTCGAAAATGCTAAAACCATCGTTAGCCTTGGCGCCGACTTCATCGGTACCTGGCTCAACCCGGTTGAATATGCCCGTCAGTTTGCCCAAACCCGTAAGGTAAGCGCTAAAAAACCGGAAATGTCCAAACTGTTCCAGTTTGAAAGCAACATGAGCCTCACCGGTGCAAACGCAGACGAAAGATATACACACAGACCTTCTGAAGCCGGTGCCGTAGCACTGGCCCTGCTGGCCGCCGTAGGTGGCAGCGTTAGCGCTCCCAAACTGGACGCTAAAGTGGAAGCAGGCATCAAGAAGGCTGCCAACGAACTGAAAGCCAGCGCTGGCAAAGCACTGGTAGTAAGCGGTTCCAACGACGTGAACGTTCAGCTGATCGTAAACGCCATCAACAACATCGTAGGCGCTAACGGTACCACCATCGACTGGGCCAACCCTTCCGGTTACCGTCAGGGTATCGACGCAGACATGGCTAAACTGGTGAGCGATATGAACGCCGGCAGCATCGGTGCTGTAGTAGTATACGGCGCTAACCCCGCTTATGACTACTTCGACGCCGCTAAATTCAGCGAAGGCCTGAAGAAAGTGAAAACTTCCATCTCCTTCAACGACCGCCTCGACGAAACAACTGAACTGTGTAAATATGCCGCTCCTGATCACCACTTCCTGGAAAACTGGAACGATGCTCAGGGTAAACCAGGCTACTACAGCTTCGCACAACCTACCATCTCCCCGCTCTTCAAAACCCGTGCTGCACAGGACTCCCTGTTGGCATGGACCGGCAACACCACTACCTGGGCAGACTACCTGAAAGCTGAATGGATCAGCAAACTGGGCAGCCAGGAAGCATGGGACAAAGCCCTGCAGGACGGTGTGGTAGAACCAGCCACAGCTCCGGCTCTGGGTGGCGCTTCCTTCGCTGGCGACATCGCCGGCGCCGCAGCTAAAATCAGCAGCGCTAAAAAAGGTGGCAAATACGAACTGGTACTGTACGAAAAAGTAGCCATCGGTAACGGTAGACAAGCCAACAACCCATGGTTGCAGGAAATGCCTGACCCGATCTCCCGCGCTACCTGGGACAACTACGCTTGTATCTCCAACACCCTCGCTAAAACATTCTCCGCTGAGCTGGGTGACGATTACGAAATCAACGTTGAAAAGAAAGAACTGAAAATAAAAGCCAACGGCAAAGAAATCGTGCTGCCAATGCTGATCATCCCGGGTATGCACCCTGAAGTGATCGCTATCGCGGTAGGTTACGGCCGTGGTAAAAACGTAGGCCGCGCTGCCGCTGAAATCGGCCAGAACGCCTATCCGTTTGTAACCTTCAACGGTCAGACTTTCGATTACTTTGCAGTTGACGCCGCTGTAGAAGCTACCGGTAAAAAATACCCTGTTGCTTTAACACAAACGCACAACAGCTACGAAGGCCGTCCTATCATCAAGGAAACGACCCTCGAAGAGTTCAAACACAATCCTAAAGAAGTAAACGAAGACAGGGAAGAACTGAAGAAGTTCGGTAAAGACTTCCGCAGCGACGCTACCCTGTATTCTACTCACCCATACCCTGGTATCAAATGGGGCATGTCTATCGACCTGAACACCTGTTTCGGTTGCGGTGCTTGTACCATTGCCTGCCAGGCAGAAAACAACGTTTCCGTAGTAGGTAAAGAGGAAGTAGGAAAAGGGCACGAAATGCACTGGATCCGCATCGACCGTTACTTCAGCGGAGATGAAAACAATCCGGAAGTAGTGTTCCAGCCGATGCTGTGCCAACACTGCGATAACGCTCCTTGCGAAAACGTTTGTCCGGTAGGTGCTACCAACCACAGCTCTGAAGGTATCAACCAGATGGCTTACAACCGTTGCATCGGTACCCGTTACTGCGCTAACAACTGTCCTTACAAAGTTCGTCGCCTCAACTGGAGAGACTGGAACGGTGCAGACAGCTTTGAAAACAACCTGTATGATGTAGCAGATATGAACGATAACCTCACCCGCATGGTACTGAACCCTGACGTAGTGGTTCGTAGCCGTGGTGTGATGGAAAAATGCTCTTTCTGCGTACAACGTTTACAGGAAGCTAAACTGGAAGCAAAAAAAGCCGGCCATCCGATGAAAGACGGTGCTGCTAAAACAGCTTGCCAGCAGGCTTGTGGCGCTGATGCGATCGTGTTCGGTAACATCAACGACAAAAACAGCGAAATCTATAAGATCCGTAACGAAGAGCA